In Persicimonas caeni, a single window of DNA contains:
- a CDS encoding DUF7151 family protein has product MRNGKVVLTALATALLLVACGDAGEMGPAGASSLVETVEEPAGDNCAQGGTAIRTGVDADGDGSLSDTEVEATSYVCNGVQGDAGEQGEQGDQGEQGATALVETAEATSCGDAGGTLVRVGVDTNDDGALQDSEVTSEETICNAPDAVDAPILIQEVEVPQGDVCGGGGTAIQVGRDLDENGTLEESEVESEIVECGPCPDGYTADPNDPNQCLVLTTIYFEGTIDSVNDNDNLSPGVAVGDTFTGVISYPGMSSPTDSNPDGRMGMYTLTGETSSFSVNLGTNLLTSSPTAELLFEFNNDFGFTNQDEYRVTSQANEDFNGLEVSYMTLAMYDADGTVFNDDHFRGPMAFAEAEQRQFMIQFAEGLDSGNSGPGPGPISSGSTAMAFGTLTSVSVQ; this is encoded by the coding sequence ATGCGCAACGGCAAAGTAGTACTGACAGCACTGGCGACGGCTCTTTTGTTGGTTGCCTGCGGGGACGCCGGCGAAATGGGTCCGGCCGGTGCCTCGTCACTCGTCGAGACGGTCGAAGAGCCGGCCGGTGACAATTGTGCGCAGGGTGGCACCGCCATTCGCACGGGCGTCGACGCCGACGGCGACGGCAGCCTGAGCGACACCGAGGTCGAGGCCACCAGCTACGTGTGCAACGGAGTTCAGGGCGATGCCGGCGAGCAGGGCGAGCAAGGCGATCAAGGAGAGCAGGGCGCCACGGCGCTCGTCGAGACTGCCGAGGCGACCTCGTGCGGCGACGCGGGCGGCACGCTGGTGCGTGTGGGCGTCGACACAAACGACGACGGCGCGCTGCAAGACTCCGAAGTCACCAGCGAAGAGACGATCTGCAATGCTCCCGATGCCGTCGACGCGCCCATCTTGATCCAGGAGGTCGAGGTTCCGCAGGGCGATGTGTGCGGAGGCGGCGGCACCGCCATTCAGGTCGGCCGCGATCTCGACGAAAACGGCACCCTCGAAGAATCAGAGGTCGAGTCGGAGATCGTCGAGTGCGGTCCCTGCCCGGACGGCTATACGGCCGACCCCAACGATCCCAACCAGTGCCTCGTCCTCACCACGATCTATTTCGAAGGCACGATCGATTCGGTCAATGACAACGATAACTTGAGCCCGGGCGTCGCCGTCGGAGATACCTTCACCGGGGTGATCTCGTATCCGGGGATGTCCTCGCCGACCGACTCGAACCCCGACGGCCGCATGGGCATGTATACCTTGACCGGCGAGACCAGCAGCTTCTCGGTCAACCTGGGAACCAACCTGCTCACGTCGTCGCCGACCGCCGAGTTGCTCTTCGAGTTCAACAACGACTTCGGGTTCACCAACCAGGACGAGTACCGGGTCACCTCGCAGGCCAACGAGGACTTCAACGGCCTCGAGGTCAGCTACATGACCCTGGCGATGTACGACGCCGACGGCACGGTGTTCAACGACGATCACTTCCGCGGGCCGATGGCCTTCGCCGAGGCCGAGCAGCGCCAGTTCATGATCCAGTTCGCCGAGGGGCTCGACTCGGGCAACTCGGGACCTGGACCGGGCCCGATCTCCTCGGGCAGCACGGCGATGGCCTTCGGCACGCTGACCAGCGTGTCCGTGCAGTGA
- a CDS encoding DUF4175 family protein, producing the protein MADHSEQLPDNASLEKDLGALRAILHRTGRAWRRPIVFEGALWYLVTLGAVVLSALLLGALVPQFIPGVTKWVLVVGGVAATLGAIVAWLGLQAGKGDVEGVATLLQRHHPAFRNDLVAALEFAEKLLDGDDNFEFSTTMARAHVRRTVSKVLSKAEHGHLAHLLPRRELVAPAMSLAGCLTLLIVPLLVDADWTLKVLNSPFAKTAAEKAEDPDIRPIVGDLYIYYSTPPYTGLGRKMDAFSTGHIETMVGTEVAIEAYPLIPNTKQIELVLETGEGTNKIVMEKLEKGPHGKLRGSFVALEPGTYHFRATLDDGTVVEDGAERKIELLPDNAPKVTVTSHEGELEVSPDDVLEIEFEVSDDFGLESVARVWHFAGGQENASKKKLDLPELANSPKETSGKIRFDLTPLSLQPKDVVVFYIEAVDNNTLTGPGTGQSQPIRLRVSSPEDKHLQNIADQQKILEELLGLLATYLESPMGEREVRSDDTWHQVVPVSTASGELTKRVGRLAKLQTEQKRILDQMGELVDKLEEDPLMLERDFTLFSALHKQLVELHDDGQSTMTMASTAMQNGGLSTGRAQRVADYASRAEDTLEKGILRFEELLASQKMEAIKATAEDIKELKDRLKELLKKYKETKDPELKKAILREIQRMRQRMSELMQRMQMQLQKLPQEHMNLDAIKQQQLESDSRKMADSLQQIEKMLENDDIDGALKALENMEMNLDSLTQDMNEQFGQAQPQGLSELDKKVGELMDQVNDLQAAEKKLEEDTAQLNKELAKERQEQIDEMLDEFTKELRQKVERQKQALEKMEGEGTEQTHRDGIKRVEQKLDELDKMLEEKDIEQSLEKAREAQEASRRLRFRIDLSQRYSDSPEQKEQLGELRKMNDGVEERGQRIVDDLEEMMDQAQQKLGNMNQQRMQELSERQKKISEQAKKLEQKIGEASKRFPMLEQQLKPSMQKSQEAMQDAQESLGKRRIQRGLDSERSALEQLGKLKQQMKQAVQKQKRQQQGQQSTRDEKVKIPGQDDQRAGKELRQDVMDAMKEEKLDSYESEIEQYYKSIME; encoded by the coding sequence ATGGCCGACCATTCCGAACAACTTCCCGACAACGCCTCTCTCGAAAAGGATCTGGGCGCGCTGCGCGCGATCCTGCACAGGACCGGGCGCGCTTGGCGCCGCCCGATCGTCTTCGAGGGGGCGCTCTGGTATCTGGTGACGCTGGGCGCGGTGGTGCTCAGCGCGCTGTTGCTGGGCGCGCTCGTCCCGCAATTCATCCCCGGGGTGACCAAGTGGGTGCTCGTGGTGGGCGGTGTGGCCGCGACCCTGGGCGCCATCGTCGCCTGGCTGGGCTTGCAAGCGGGCAAAGGGGACGTCGAGGGGGTGGCGACGCTCCTGCAACGCCACCATCCTGCTTTTCGCAATGACCTGGTCGCCGCGCTCGAATTTGCCGAGAAGCTGCTCGACGGCGACGACAACTTCGAGTTCAGCACGACGATGGCCCGCGCGCATGTGCGTCGGACCGTGAGTAAAGTCTTGTCGAAGGCCGAGCACGGCCATCTGGCACACCTTCTGCCACGCCGTGAACTCGTCGCCCCGGCGATGTCGCTGGCCGGCTGCCTGACGCTGCTCATCGTGCCGCTGCTCGTCGACGCCGACTGGACGCTGAAGGTTCTCAACTCGCCGTTTGCCAAGACGGCCGCCGAGAAAGCCGAAGATCCCGATATTCGCCCCATCGTCGGCGATTTGTATATCTACTACTCGACGCCGCCCTACACCGGTCTCGGGCGCAAGATGGACGCCTTTTCGACCGGCCATATCGAGACGATGGTCGGCACCGAGGTCGCCATCGAGGCTTATCCGCTCATCCCCAACACCAAGCAGATCGAGCTGGTTCTCGAGACGGGGGAGGGCACCAACAAGATTGTGATGGAGAAGCTCGAAAAGGGGCCTCACGGCAAGCTTCGCGGGTCGTTTGTCGCCCTCGAGCCGGGAACCTACCACTTTCGGGCCACCCTCGATGACGGCACTGTCGTCGAAGACGGCGCCGAGCGAAAGATCGAGCTGTTGCCCGACAACGCGCCCAAGGTCACCGTCACTTCGCACGAAGGTGAGCTGGAGGTCAGCCCTGACGACGTGCTCGAAATCGAGTTCGAGGTCTCCGACGACTTCGGCCTCGAGTCGGTGGCGCGGGTCTGGCATTTCGCCGGCGGTCAGGAAAACGCGAGCAAAAAGAAGCTCGACCTTCCGGAGCTGGCCAACTCGCCCAAAGAGACGAGCGGCAAGATCCGCTTCGACCTGACGCCCTTGTCGTTGCAGCCCAAGGACGTGGTCGTCTTCTACATCGAGGCGGTCGACAACAACACGCTCACCGGCCCGGGCACCGGCCAGAGCCAGCCGATTCGGCTGCGCGTGTCGAGCCCCGAAGACAAGCACCTGCAGAATATCGCCGACCAGCAAAAGATCTTGGAGGAGCTCCTCGGTCTTCTGGCGACCTACCTGGAGAGCCCGATGGGCGAGCGCGAGGTGCGCTCCGACGACACCTGGCATCAGGTGGTGCCCGTCTCGACAGCCTCCGGCGAGCTGACCAAGCGCGTCGGCCGGCTGGCGAAGCTGCAGACCGAGCAAAAGCGCATCCTCGACCAGATGGGCGAGCTCGTCGACAAGCTCGAAGAAGATCCGTTGATGCTCGAGCGCGACTTCACGCTCTTCTCGGCGCTGCACAAGCAGCTCGTCGAGCTGCACGACGACGGCCAGAGCACCATGACGATGGCGAGCACCGCCATGCAAAACGGCGGCCTGTCGACGGGGCGCGCTCAGCGCGTGGCTGACTACGCCTCGCGCGCCGAGGACACCCTCGAGAAGGGCATCTTGCGCTTCGAGGAGCTCTTGGCCAGCCAGAAGATGGAGGCCATCAAGGCGACCGCCGAGGATATCAAGGAGCTCAAAGACCGGCTCAAAGAGCTGCTCAAAAAGTACAAAGAGACCAAAGATCCCGAACTCAAAAAGGCGATCTTGCGTGAGATCCAGCGCATGCGCCAGCGCATGAGCGAGCTGATGCAGCGCATGCAGATGCAGCTGCAAAAGCTCCCCCAGGAGCACATGAACCTCGACGCCATCAAGCAGCAGCAGCTCGAGAGCGATTCGCGCAAGATGGCCGACAGTCTCCAGCAGATCGAGAAGATGCTCGAGAACGACGACATCGACGGGGCGTTGAAGGCGCTGGAGAATATGGAGATGAACCTCGACTCGCTCACTCAGGACATGAATGAGCAGTTCGGCCAGGCCCAGCCGCAGGGGCTGAGCGAGCTCGACAAGAAAGTTGGCGAGCTGATGGACCAGGTCAACGACCTGCAGGCGGCCGAGAAGAAGCTCGAGGAGGACACCGCCCAGCTCAACAAGGAGCTCGCCAAAGAGCGCCAAGAGCAGATCGACGAGATGCTCGACGAGTTCACCAAGGAGCTGCGCCAAAAGGTCGAGCGCCAGAAGCAAGCGCTCGAGAAGATGGAAGGCGAGGGCACCGAGCAGACCCACCGAGATGGCATCAAGCGAGTCGAGCAAAAGCTCGACGAGCTCGACAAGATGCTCGAGGAGAAGGATATCGAGCAGAGCCTCGAGAAGGCGCGCGAGGCCCAGGAGGCCAGCCGCCGGCTGCGCTTCCGCATCGACCTGTCGCAGCGCTACAGCGATTCGCCCGAGCAGAAAGAGCAGCTCGGAGAGCTTCGCAAGATGAACGACGGCGTCGAAGAGCGCGGCCAGCGCATCGTCGACGACCTCGAAGAGATGATGGATCAGGCCCAGCAGAAGCTCGGCAACATGAACCAGCAGCGCATGCAGGAGTTGTCCGAGCGCCAGAAGAAGATCTCCGAGCAGGCCAAAAAGCTCGAGCAGAAGATCGGCGAGGCCTCCAAGCGCTTTCCGATGCTCGAGCAGCAGCTAAAGCCGTCGATGCAGAAGTCCCAAGAGGCGATGCAGGACGCCCAGGAGAGCCTCGGTAAGCGGCGCATCCAGCGCGGGCTCGACTCGGAGCGCTCGGCGCTCGAGCAGTTGGGCAAGCTCAAGCAGCAGATGAAGCAGGCCGTCCAGAAGCAAAAGCGCCAGCAGCAAGGCCAGCAGTCTACGCGCGACGAGAAGGTCAAGATCCCCGGCCAAGACGACCAGCGAGCAGGCAAGGAGCTTCGCCAGGACGTCATGGACGCAATGAAAGAAGAGAAGCTCGACAGCTACGAGTCCGAGATCGAGCAGTACTACAAGTCGATCATGGAGTGA
- a CDS encoding aldehyde dehydrogenase family protein, with translation MDYKGNFIDGKWRAVTSSDGEIVRENPCRTSETVFSAPWAVSAVDEAVQAAKKALPAWDRLGVEGRMPYLERFKEALAARKEDLAHIIAREVGKPLWEARTEAGALTAKIEIMCGPGLELTQEVHPDGLANGSYRHRPLGVLGVLGPFNFPLHLPNGHIIPGLINGNTVVVKPSELAPGCMQLYFECAQEAGFPDGVINLVQGKGEVGAELAGHRGVNGVLFTGSWETGLRIKQATEEHYWKLLALEMGGKNTSVVLEDADLMQAVHEVGLAAYLTTGQRCSATSRVVVRNEVADEFIDCLRDLSTRVTTGDALDEEAFMGPLASGSGFDKFLQAQRDNEGGRLVPLLEGGRARSDLDGYFVKPSVWLAKSVDATGSHQGRELFGPDIVVYVVDNDEDAVRVANATEYGLSMSVFTADEERFENLSYGLRAGVLNMNRSTCGASSRLPFGGIKKSGNHRPSALLAGLYCTYPQAQLRQEPGWQPESLESGPLSYLE, from the coding sequence ATGGACTACAAAGGCAACTTCATTGATGGGAAGTGGCGCGCGGTGACCTCATCGGACGGCGAGATCGTGCGTGAGAACCCATGTCGTACGTCTGAGACCGTCTTCAGCGCGCCGTGGGCGGTTTCGGCGGTCGACGAGGCGGTCCAGGCGGCCAAAAAGGCGCTGCCGGCGTGGGATCGGCTCGGCGTCGAGGGGCGCATGCCGTACCTCGAGCGCTTCAAAGAGGCGCTCGCCGCGCGCAAAGAAGACCTGGCGCACATCATCGCCCGCGAGGTCGGAAAGCCTCTTTGGGAGGCTCGGACCGAGGCGGGCGCGCTGACCGCCAAGATCGAGATTATGTGCGGGCCGGGGCTCGAGTTGACCCAGGAGGTGCACCCCGACGGCTTGGCCAACGGCAGCTATCGCCACCGCCCGCTGGGCGTGCTGGGCGTGCTCGGGCCGTTCAACTTCCCGCTGCACCTTCCCAACGGGCACATCATCCCCGGGCTGATCAACGGCAACACGGTGGTGGTCAAGCCCTCCGAACTCGCGCCGGGGTGCATGCAGTTGTACTTCGAGTGTGCCCAAGAGGCGGGCTTTCCCGACGGCGTCATCAACCTCGTGCAGGGCAAAGGTGAGGTGGGCGCCGAGCTCGCCGGCCACCGTGGGGTCAACGGCGTGCTCTTTACGGGCTCCTGGGAGACCGGGCTTCGCATCAAGCAGGCCACCGAGGAGCACTACTGGAAGCTGCTGGCGCTCGAGATGGGCGGCAAGAATACCTCGGTGGTGCTCGAGGACGCCGATTTGATGCAGGCGGTCCACGAGGTGGGCCTGGCGGCGTATCTGACCACCGGTCAGCGCTGCAGCGCCACGAGCCGGGTGGTGGTGCGAAACGAGGTCGCCGACGAGTTCATCGACTGCTTGCGCGACCTGTCGACGCGGGTGACCACCGGCGATGCGCTCGACGAAGAGGCCTTTATGGGCCCGCTGGCCAGCGGGTCGGGCTTCGACAAATTTCTGCAGGCCCAGCGCGACAACGAGGGCGGCAGGCTCGTGCCCCTGCTCGAAGGCGGACGCGCTCGCAGTGATCTGGACGGCTACTTCGTCAAGCCGTCGGTGTGGTTGGCCAAGTCGGTCGACGCGACCGGCTCACACCAGGGCCGCGAGCTGTTCGGCCCCGACATCGTCGTCTACGTCGTCGACAACGACGAGGACGCCGTCCGCGTGGCCAACGCCACCGAGTACGGGTTGTCGATGAGCGTGTTCACCGCCGACGAAGAGCGCTTCGAGAACCTGTCGTATGGGCTGCGCGCCGGCGTGCTCAACATGAACCGGTCGACGTGCGGTGCGTCGAGCCGCCTGCCGTTCGGGGGCATCAAAAAGTCGGGCAACCACCGCCCCTCGGCGCTTCTGGCAGGGCTCTACTGCACCTACCCGCAGGCCCAGCTTCGACAGGAGCCGGGCTGGCAGCCCGAGAGCCTCGAGTCGGGGCCGCTGTCGTATCTGGAGTAG
- a CDS encoding tetratricopeptide repeat protein, producing the protein MNLKLRLARVTVSVLVALLVGLGGIASASAESFEQVNNLLSAWEMDAAQKAIGKLAKVKGDDPNVLYLQARYDFFQGDYEEAVQKLDQAIANGGDLAHFTHLRDLIKSTHEVTKDYVKYTSSKGRFEIFVPKGRDQVLVPFAAEALERAYEEVGDELGFKPATPIRVEVYPRTATLAKVSSLTEQEIRTSGTIALCKYNRLMITSPRALLRGYGWVDTLVHEYVHYVINTKTKNRVPIWMHEGLAKFLERRWRGAHAHKLNPSSQNLLKKRVESDNLITFEQMHPSMAKLPSQEDAAVAFAQVYTVMEYLRGQVGEKAFGTLLDNINKGMDAKTAFATTVGKPFADFEKDWLAHLKTREMADLPEDSGYEEKLLFKEENAQKSEVNEIEQPEARDHMHLGEMLQARNRHGAALVQYKKASHLLGKTNPVLHTRQAQCLLHENKAKEALEVLEPVKETYPSYVQAWIEMGKASLALGQYEDAREYLSEAARINPFDPEVHEKLAEAYEKLGDAEMAKKYRKFAKLVS; encoded by the coding sequence ATGAACCTTAAATTACGTCTCGCTCGTGTGACGGTGTCGGTGCTGGTCGCGCTCCTGGTGGGCCTGGGCGGCATTGCGTCGGCGTCGGCCGAGTCCTTCGAGCAGGTCAACAATCTGTTGTCGGCCTGGGAGATGGACGCGGCTCAAAAGGCGATCGGCAAGCTCGCCAAGGTCAAAGGCGACGACCCGAACGTGCTGTATCTTCAGGCGCGCTACGACTTCTTTCAGGGCGACTACGAAGAGGCGGTCCAGAAGCTCGACCAGGCGATCGCCAACGGCGGCGACCTGGCTCACTTCACCCACCTGCGCGACCTGATCAAGTCGACCCACGAGGTCACCAAAGACTACGTCAAGTACACCAGCTCGAAGGGGCGCTTCGAGATCTTCGTGCCCAAAGGGCGCGACCAGGTGCTGGTTCCGTTCGCCGCCGAGGCGCTCGAGCGCGCCTACGAGGAGGTCGGCGACGAGCTCGGCTTCAAGCCGGCCACGCCCATCCGCGTGGAGGTCTATCCGCGCACGGCGACCCTGGCGAAGGTGTCGAGCCTGACCGAGCAAGAGATTCGCACCTCGGGCACGATCGCCCTGTGCAAGTACAACCGGCTGATGATCACCAGCCCGCGCGCGTTGCTCCGCGGCTACGGCTGGGTCGACACGCTCGTGCACGAGTACGTCCACTACGTCATCAACACCAAGACCAAGAACCGCGTGCCTATCTGGATGCACGAGGGTCTGGCCAAATTCTTGGAGCGGCGCTGGCGCGGCGCGCACGCCCACAAGCTCAACCCGTCGAGCCAGAACTTGCTCAAAAAGCGCGTCGAGTCCGACAACCTGATCACCTTCGAGCAGATGCATCCGTCGATGGCCAAGCTTCCCAGCCAGGAAGACGCCGCGGTGGCCTTCGCCCAGGTCTACACCGTCATGGAGTACCTGCGCGGTCAGGTCGGCGAGAAGGCCTTCGGCACCCTGCTCGACAATATCAACAAGGGAATGGACGCCAAGACCGCGTTCGCCACGACCGTCGGCAAGCCCTTCGCGGACTTCGAGAAGGATTGGTTGGCCCACCTCAAGACGCGCGAGATGGCCGACCTGCCCGAAGACAGCGGCTACGAAGAGAAGTTGCTCTTCAAAGAGGAGAACGCCCAGAAGAGTGAGGTCAACGAAATCGAGCAGCCCGAGGCGCGCGACCACATGCACCTGGGCGAGATGCTGCAGGCCAGAAACCGCCACGGCGCGGCGCTCGTCCAGTACAAAAAGGCGTCGCATCTGCTCGGCAAGACCAACCCCGTGCTCCACACGCGCCAGGCGCAATGTCTGCTGCACGAGAACAAAGCCAAAGAGGCCCTCGAGGTCCTCGAGCCGGTCAAGGAGACCTACCCCAGCTACGTTCAAGCTTGGATTGAAATGGGCAAGGCGAGTCTGGCGTTAGGCCAGTACGAAGATGCGCGTGAGTACCTGTCCGAGGCGGCGCGCATCAACCCGTTCGACCCCGAGGTCCACGAGAAGTTGGCCGAGGCGTACGAGAAGCTGGGTGATGCCGAGATGGCGAAGAAGTACAGAAAGTTTGCGAAACTCGTAAGTTAG
- the hpf gene encoding ribosome hibernation-promoting factor, HPF/YfiA family, with the protein MNANVSFRHMESSASLREYAVSKLERVCDKYVQGKIDATVVMSVEKHWHIADFTLHIKNFTVKGKERSEDMYSSIDLALEKIEKQLRRHKDRLKDHQPDRNGHSRMFRMGVVAPFDGGMYEESEFDEEFAEDYELYPAPSEDEAVAVAEDEDARVVQVNGGDAVKVLRNQEYEAKPMSLEEAVMQLDLLSDREFYIFTNAVSKNINIVYKRHDGNVGLIETA; encoded by the coding sequence ATGAATGCCAATGTCTCTTTTCGGCACATGGAATCCTCTGCTTCTCTGCGCGAATACGCTGTGAGCAAGCTCGAGCGTGTCTGTGACAAGTACGTGCAGGGAAAGATCGATGCCACTGTCGTGATGAGCGTTGAGAAGCACTGGCATATCGCCGACTTCACCCTTCACATCAAGAACTTTACCGTTAAGGGAAAAGAGCGCAGCGAGGACATGTACAGCTCCATCGACTTGGCGCTCGAGAAGATTGAAAAGCAGCTTCGCCGCCACAAGGATCGCCTCAAGGATCACCAGCCCGACCGCAACGGGCACTCGCGCATGTTCCGCATGGGCGTGGTCGCTCCGTTCGACGGCGGGATGTACGAGGAGTCGGAATTCGACGAGGAGTTCGCCGAGGACTACGAGTTGTATCCGGCCCCCAGCGAAGACGAAGCGGTGGCCGTGGCCGAAGACGAGGACGCCCGCGTGGTTCAGGTCAACGGTGGCGATGCGGTCAAGGTGCTCCGCAACCAGGAGTACGAGGCCAAGCCGATGTCGCTCGAAGAGGCGGTCATGCAGCTCGACCTCCTGTCCGATCGCGAGTTCTACATCTTCACCAACGCGGTGAGCAAAAACATCAACATCGTCTACAAGCGCCACGACGGCAACGTGGGTCTTATCGAGACGGCGTGA
- a CDS encoding S9 family peptidase gives MKTKKPYGLWSSGLSAKAMAGDLGLKDVGWTSDGTLVWLESRDGHGVLVAKGDEAARDLTREQRVSGGVGYGGGEFCVHGRSVYFAASDGRLYRVGLDTGNPRALTPAHGSVASPVVSPDGDWVVYVHTDGHNDVLAAVDSAGDQWPIKLVSGDDFYMQPQWSPDGRHLAWVSWNHPNMPWDETELHVGTLKLGENGLFVIGTERVAGGESVSVMQPEFSPDGQKLAYLSDRDGWWHLYVHDTETGEVEQLTEGNFEVGGPAWIQGIRAYIWKPDSSGLYAIRNEKGEMDLLEVSLDGASETVSGLSEYTFLGQLAMSPDGTLGMIASSSRIPTRVVTWSPDEPARVARRSSAERLEADQLSEMEPVSWTAQSGGESVEIYGNYYPPTNPRFEADGKPPALVMIHGGPTSQRTARFEAANQFFATRGFAVLDVNYRGSTGYGREYRDALAGQWGIFDVEDAVSGANFLINGGLADAERIVIMGGSAGGYTVLQSLVSHPGTFAAGISKYGISNLFALSMETHKFESHYNDMLVGELPEASETFRERSPLFNADRIEDPVAIFQGGKDKVVPQNQAEAMVETLAARGVPHEYHIYEEEGHGWRRSETIEHFYGAVMDFLKKYVIFK, from the coding sequence ATGAAGACCAAGAAACCTTATGGGCTGTGGTCGAGCGGCCTGTCCGCCAAGGCGATGGCCGGAGATCTGGGACTCAAGGACGTCGGTTGGACCTCGGACGGCACCTTGGTGTGGCTCGAGTCGCGCGACGGCCACGGCGTTCTGGTGGCCAAAGGTGACGAGGCCGCCCGCGATTTGACCCGCGAGCAGCGTGTCTCCGGGGGCGTGGGTTACGGCGGCGGCGAATTCTGCGTGCACGGCCGCAGCGTCTACTTTGCCGCTTCCGACGGCCGCCTCTACCGGGTTGGGCTCGACACGGGCAATCCGCGCGCGCTCACGCCGGCTCATGGAAGCGTCGCCTCACCGGTGGTCTCGCCCGACGGCGACTGGGTGGTCTACGTGCACACCGACGGCCACAACGACGTGCTCGCCGCGGTCGACAGCGCCGGAGACCAATGGCCGATCAAGCTGGTGTCGGGTGATGATTTCTATATGCAGCCGCAGTGGTCGCCCGACGGGCGCCACCTAGCCTGGGTGTCGTGGAATCACCCGAATATGCCCTGGGACGAGACCGAGTTGCACGTAGGTACCCTCAAATTGGGCGAAAATGGGCTGTTCGTCATCGGCACCGAACGGGTGGCCGGCGGTGAATCGGTCTCGGTTATGCAGCCGGAGTTCTCCCCCGACGGCCAAAAGCTCGCCTACCTGAGCGATCGCGACGGCTGGTGGCACCTGTACGTTCACGACACCGAAACGGGCGAGGTCGAGCAACTCACCGAAGGCAACTTCGAGGTGGGCGGGCCGGCCTGGATTCAGGGAATTCGCGCCTATATCTGGAAGCCCGACAGCTCGGGGCTGTACGCCATTCGCAACGAGAAGGGCGAGATGGACCTGCTCGAGGTGTCGTTGGACGGCGCCTCCGAGACGGTCAGCGGCCTGAGCGAGTACACTTTCTTGGGCCAGTTGGCGATGTCGCCGGACGGAACGCTGGGGATGATCGCCTCGTCGAGTCGCATCCCGACGCGCGTGGTCACCTGGAGCCCCGACGAGCCGGCCCGCGTGGCGCGGCGTTCTTCGGCCGAGCGCCTCGAGGCCGATCAACTCTCCGAGATGGAGCCGGTGAGCTGGACTGCGCAGAGCGGCGGCGAGTCGGTCGAGATCTACGGAAACTACTACCCGCCGACCAACCCGAGATTCGAGGCCGACGGCAAGCCGCCGGCGCTGGTGATGATCCACGGCGGGCCGACCTCCCAGCGCACCGCGCGCTTCGAGGCGGCCAACCAGTTCTTCGCCACCCGCGGGTTCGCGGTGCTCGACGTCAACTACCGCGGCAGCACCGGTTACGGGCGCGAGTACCGCGATGCGTTGGCCGGCCAGTGGGGCATCTTCGATGTGGAAGATGCGGTCAGCGGGGCGAACTTCTTGATCAACGGGGGCCTGGCCGACGCCGAGCGCATCGTGATCATGGGAGGAAGCGCTGGCGGCTATACGGTGTTGCAGTCGTTGGTGAGTCATCCGGGCACGTTTGCGGCCGGCATCTCCAAATACGGCATCTCCAATTTATTTGCTTTGTCGATGGAGACGCACAAGTTTGAGTCACACTACAACGACATGCTCGTCGGTGAGTTGCCCGAGGCGAGCGAGACGTTCCGCGAGCGCTCCCCGCTGTTCAACGCCGACCGCATCGAAGATCCGGTCGCGATCTTCCAAGGGGGCAAGGACAAAGTCGTCCCCCAGAACCAGGCCGAGGCCATGGTCGAGACGCTCGCCGCTCGCGGGGTGCCTCACGAGTATCATATCTACGAAGAAGAGGGGCATGGCTGGCGCCGCTCGGAGACGATCGAGCACTTCTACGGAGCGGTCATGGATTTCCTGAAGAAATACGTGATCTTCAAATGA